One segment of Rosa chinensis cultivar Old Blush chromosome 6, RchiOBHm-V2, whole genome shotgun sequence DNA contains the following:
- the LOC121050091 gene encoding uncharacterized protein LOC121050091 isoform X1, whose amino-acid sequence MGFQYLLCEQEVIANVLHFGGLFAKIFMHGALMPLKKISRDSSLLILTSLPYLRSSFGMVIAHKNHEADRLKNVTLHQISSLIDSSLHEQKFVRRYFAKRFCRALEKSTLPFISDFPSGNVKFKPSPNWPNVLSDLENSSLAISCSKLNVFDCSSASSCKDCCWWLIRIIRMLHTQLIIMSSSDCLCPVGRP is encoded by the exons ATGGGATTTCAGTATTTGCTCTGTGAACAAGAAGTCATTGCCAACGTACTGCACTTTGGTGGGTTGTTTGCCAAAATATTCATGCATGGTGCCCTCATGCCTCTAAAAAAGATTTCAAGAGATTCCTCTCTTTTAATCCTTACTTCCCTTCCCTACTTAAGAAGCAGCTTTGGGATGGTTATAGCGCACAAGAACCATGAAGCTGACAGGCTGAAGAATGTGACATTGCATCAGATCTCATCACTTATTGATTCCAGTCTGCATGAGCAAAAA TTTGTCCGCAGGTATTTTGCAAAGAGGTTCTGCCGTGCATTGGAGAAATCTACATTACCATTCATCAGTGACTTTCCATCCGGCAATGTTAAATTCAAACCATCACCTAATTGGCCGAATGTCTTAAGTGATTTAGAGAACTCATCATTGGCTATTTCCTGCAGCAAACTCAATGTATTTGATTGTTCCTCAGCCTCAAGTTGCAAG GATTGTTGTTGGTGGCTTATTAGAATTATCAGAATGCTTCATACTCAACTTATTATTATGAGCTCTTCAGATTGTTTGTGTCCTGTCGGAAGGCCTTAA
- the LOC121050091 gene encoding uncharacterized protein LOC121050091 isoform X2, with product MGFQYLLCEQEVIANVLHFGGLFAKIFMHGALMPLKKISRDSSLLILTSLPYLRSSFGMVIAHKNHEADRLKNVTLHQISSLIDSSLHEQKFVRRYFAKRFCRALEKSTLPFISDFPSGNVKFKPSPNWPNVLSDLENSSLAISCSKLNVFDCSSASSCKILRGKFS from the exons ATGGGATTTCAGTATTTGCTCTGTGAACAAGAAGTCATTGCCAACGTACTGCACTTTGGTGGGTTGTTTGCCAAAATATTCATGCATGGTGCCCTCATGCCTCTAAAAAAGATTTCAAGAGATTCCTCTCTTTTAATCCTTACTTCCCTTCCCTACTTAAGAAGCAGCTTTGGGATGGTTATAGCGCACAAGAACCATGAAGCTGACAGGCTGAAGAATGTGACATTGCATCAGATCTCATCACTTATTGATTCCAGTCTGCATGAGCAAAAA TTTGTCCGCAGGTATTTTGCAAAGAGGTTCTGCCGTGCATTGGAGAAATCTACATTACCATTCATCAGTGACTTTCCATCCGGCAATGTTAAATTCAAACCATCACCTAATTGGCCGAATGTCTTAAGTGATTTAGAGAACTCATCATTGGCTATTTCCTGCAGCAAACTCAATGTATTTGATTGTTCCTCAGCCTCAAGTTGCAAG ATTTTGCGAGGCAAATTCTCTTGA